The following proteins come from a genomic window of Methanosarcina sp. MTP4:
- a CDS encoding DUF5316 domain-containing protein has product MRNLLIINLVIIVIAAAAAFLKGDSTLFIEIIGFAGLVFCAIAGILSGVFENGYRIRTNYDIEEAGERRERNRLSRNLFCVGIFNITITFLIYKFILQRLSTI; this is encoded by the coding sequence GTGAGGAATTTACTTATTATCAATCTGGTAATCATTGTTATTGCGGCTGCCGCAGCGTTCCTTAAGGGTGATTCAACACTATTTATAGAGATCATAGGTTTTGCAGGTTTGGTTTTTTGTGCTATAGCGGGGATTTTGTCAGGCGTTTTTGAGAACGGGTACAGGATAAGAACAAATTATGATATTGAAGAAGCGGGGGAGCGCAGGGAGAGAAACAGATTGTCCAGAAATTTATTTTGTGTTGGCATCTTCAACATTACAATAACATTCCTTATATACAAATTCATACTGCAACGGCTTAGCACGATATAA
- a CDS encoding 3-isopropylmalate dehydratase large subunit, giving the protein MAEKIISEHAGKEVSAGDIVVAAVDVAAVQDGTGPLAVQQLEKMGLVQAKNPERTVLFIDHAAPSPHKDLSNAHKILRDFAKKTGVDLSEVGTGVCHQRLVESYVNPGDILIGADSHTCTSGALGAFATGMGSTDVAVGIALGKTWLRVPETIRINVTGEFKEGVCAKDLILYLIGKITADGATYKALEFGGETIEKMAMSDRFTLSNMAVEAGAKTGLIASDETTRAFLESRGRGDKFREITPDEDAVYEEVIEIDASTLEPMVSAPHTVDNTSTAAGLAGTKIDQVFIGTCTNGRIEDLAIAAKILEGKQRHPDTRLIVVPASKDVYLDAIAAGYIETFIKAGAAVMAPGCGPCVGVHQGILGDGEACLSTQNRNFQGRMGNTEGLIYLSSPATAAVSAIKGEITDPREVL; this is encoded by the coding sequence TTGCCGCGGTTCAGGACGGGACCGGCCCCCTGGCTGTCCAGCAGCTCGAGAAGATGGGCCTTGTCCAGGCTAAAAACCCCGAAAGGACTGTCCTTTTCATTGACCACGCAGCTCCAAGCCCTCACAAGGACCTTTCCAACGCCCACAAGATCCTGAGGGATTTCGCAAAGAAGACAGGCGTGGACCTTTCCGAAGTCGGGACCGGCGTCTGCCACCAGCGCCTGGTCGAAAGCTACGTGAACCCCGGAGATATCCTGATCGGGGCAGACTCCCACACCTGCACCTCCGGTGCCCTTGGCGCCTTTGCCACAGGCATGGGTTCAACCGACGTTGCTGTCGGAATCGCTCTTGGAAAGACCTGGCTCCGCGTGCCCGAGACAATCAGGATCAACGTGACCGGGGAATTCAAAGAAGGCGTCTGTGCAAAAGACCTCATCCTCTACCTGATCGGCAAGATAACAGCAGACGGTGCCACCTACAAAGCCCTTGAATTCGGTGGCGAGACCATCGAAAAGATGGCAATGTCCGACCGCTTCACCCTCTCCAACATGGCAGTCGAAGCCGGAGCCAAGACCGGCCTGATCGCATCCGACGAGACGACCAGAGCTTTCCTGGAATCCCGCGGGCGAGGAGACAAGTTCAGGGAAATTACCCCTGACGAGGACGCAGTCTACGAAGAAGTAATCGAGATCGACGCCTCCACCCTCGAACCCATGGTCTCTGCCCCCCACACCGTGGACAACACCAGCACCGCAGCCGGACTTGCAGGCACGAAGATCGACCAGGTCTTTATCGGGACCTGCACTAACGGCAGGATCGAGGACCTCGCAATCGCAGCCAAAATCCTGGAAGGCAAGCAGCGCCACCCGGACACCCGCCTGATCGTGGTCCCCGCCTCAAAAGACGTCTACCTTGACGCAATCGCAGCCGGCTACATCGAGACCTTCATCAAAGCCGGAGCCGCAGTCATGGCTCCCGGATGCGGCCCCTGTGTGGGCGTACACCAGGGCATCCTCGGCGACGGGGAAGCCTGCCTCTCCACCCAAAACAGGAACTTCCAGGGCAGGATGGGAAACACCGAAGGCTTAATCTACCTCTCATCCCCGGCTACAGCCGCAGTCTCGGCCATAAAAGGCGAAATCACAGACCCCAGGGAGGTGCTCTAA
- a CDS encoding 3-isopropylmalate dehydratase small subunit — protein sequence MKGKAWKFGDDISTDHIAPGRLFHLRTNLPELAKHVLEDADPEFPNKVRKGDFVVGGRNFGLGSSREHAPTIIKISGVGAVLAKSFARIFFRNAINVGLPVLICDTDQIDPEDDLEIDLSTGVIKDVTKGIELTFSPLPDVMIKILSDGGLAAHISKYGDFKLE from the coding sequence CTGAAAGGTAAAGCCTGGAAATTCGGAGACGACATCAGCACTGACCACATAGCCCCCGGCCGCCTCTTCCACCTCCGGACCAACCTTCCGGAACTCGCCAAACACGTCCTGGAAGACGCCGACCCCGAGTTCCCGAACAAAGTCCGGAAAGGCGACTTCGTAGTCGGCGGACGCAACTTCGGCCTCGGCTCCAGCCGCGAACACGCCCCAACGATCATAAAAATTTCCGGCGTAGGCGCAGTCCTTGCCAAATCCTTCGCAAGAATCTTCTTCCGAAACGCCATCAACGTCGGCCTCCCCGTCCTCATCTGCGACACCGACCAGATCGACCCCGAAGACGACCTGGAGATCGACCTTTCCACAGGCGTAATCAAGGACGTGACGAAGGGAATCGAGCTTACCTTTTCGCCGCTGCCGGATGTCATGATCAAGATTTTGAGTGACGGCGGGCTTGCTGCTCATATCAGTAAGTACGGGGACTTTAAGTTAGAGTGA
- a CDS encoding lipopolysaccharide assembly protein LapB: protein MDEEDNTQSETFSLYVRLRLLDADDLYDLVSTLLIKKPELHQMALEWFKERQKTMPETMENEDLVALNDDLLLEYWEDTRDIISEFNRLGGGLEEDEEEAYEYLDQISKLIVEGELSTSAKLEFLDEAFEEYNIENSGFEDGLMDLFFEICQTKEEWEYLVKKLDEHPSDWRKELIMRIQKRHLHDDEAYLQERKQILSHGMDYWDLVKFYVEKGDQEKALETAEEGILKGEGSCSWLFEFLWEHFSKEGDTANLERIVQTALSRNDEEKNMLDRLFEYYRSEGDYKRAKAALLKSFEFTRRKYYAEYNKLKGFLKGPDWKSVEPEIFAKIKEEDFHDYLRICLDKGMKETVLKSILNPPKSRFGYLIEENFDEFADELNKDFPEKIIEYYWQKAYRNIPNGTRKTYSIAARYLGKVKGIYLDILNDEAGWTKRFSDLKSEFKKRPAFLDEVSGL from the coding sequence ATGGATGAAGAAGACAACACACAATCTGAAACATTTTCATTATATGTACGTTTACGGTTGCTTGATGCTGATGATTTGTACGATTTGGTAAGTACCCTTCTGATTAAAAAACCCGAGTTACACCAGATGGCCCTTGAGTGGTTCAAAGAGCGACAAAAAACAATGCCTGAAACCATGGAAAATGAAGACCTTGTAGCTCTAAATGACGACCTGCTGCTCGAATACTGGGAAGATACCAGGGATATAATATCAGAGTTCAACAGGCTTGGCGGTGGGCTTGAAGAAGATGAGGAAGAAGCATATGAGTACCTTGACCAGATTTCAAAACTGATTGTGGAAGGGGAACTGTCAACTTCCGCAAAGCTTGAATTTTTAGACGAAGCCTTTGAGGAGTATAACATTGAAAATTCCGGTTTTGAAGATGGCCTGATGGATCTTTTTTTCGAGATCTGCCAGACGAAGGAAGAATGGGAGTATCTGGTGAAAAAGCTTGATGAGCATCCTTCTGATTGGAGAAAAGAACTGATAATGCGAATCCAGAAAAGACATCTTCACGATGACGAAGCTTACCTGCAGGAGCGCAAGCAGATCCTCAGTCATGGGATGGATTACTGGGACCTAGTTAAATTTTATGTTGAGAAGGGTGATCAGGAAAAAGCCCTGGAAACAGCCGAAGAAGGGATTTTGAAGGGTGAGGGGAGCTGTTCATGGCTGTTTGAATTTCTGTGGGAGCACTTCTCCAAAGAAGGAGATACCGCCAATCTGGAACGGATTGTTCAGACGGCATTATCCCGTAATGATGAAGAAAAGAACATGCTGGACAGGTTGTTTGAATATTACAGGTCAGAAGGGGACTACAAGCGTGCAAAAGCTGCTCTCTTAAAGTCGTTTGAGTTTACCAGACGGAAATATTATGCCGAGTACAATAAGCTGAAAGGATTCCTCAAAGGGCCTGATTGGAAATCCGTTGAGCCTGAAATCTTCGCTAAGATCAAAGAAGAAGACTTCCACGATTATCTGCGGATCTGTCTGGATAAAGGTATGAAAGAAACAGTCCTCAAATCAATTCTAAACCCTCCAAAAAGCAGGTTCGGTTATTTAATCGAAGAGAATTTCGATGAGTTTGCAGATGAATTGAATAAAGATTTCCCGGAAAAAATCATCGAATACTACTGGCAAAAAGCCTATCGAAACATACCGAACGGGACCAGAAAAACATACAGCATTGCAGCCAGGTATCTTGGAAAGGTCAAAGGTATCTATCTTGACATTTTAAATGATGAAGCAGGGTGGACAAAACGTTTTTCCGATCTTAAATCCGAATTTAAGAAGCGGCCTGCTTTCCTTGATGAAGTTAGTGGATTGTAA
- a CDS encoding YitT family protein, translating to MLQTIIERGFVIKQYYTRLMRLIWGLFLYALGIVFTLNAHIGYAPWEVFHVGLAKTIGISIGTASILIGVIIGVITLLLGEKLGIGTILNMVLIGVFLDMILGLNIIPVSNNFIFGIIMLISGLFIIALGSYFYIGSAFGAGPRDSLMVALTRKTELPVGVCRGTIELLAVLAGWRLGGMIGIGTIISAFAIGFCVQTTFKLLKFDTTAINHETLGRTYKLFFSDKKEQLYEEKMPVDY from the coding sequence ATGCTCCAAACAATAATAGAAAGGGGTTTCGTTATTAAACAATATTATACCCGTCTGATGCGTTTAATATGGGGACTTTTCCTTTATGCACTCGGAATTGTATTTACACTGAATGCCCATATAGGATACGCTCCATGGGAAGTTTTCCACGTCGGACTCGCAAAAACGATAGGGATAAGCATTGGAACTGCTTCAATTCTAATCGGAGTAATTATTGGAGTAATTACCTTATTACTTGGAGAAAAACTCGGAATTGGTACCATTTTAAATATGGTACTTATTGGTGTGTTTCTTGATATGATTCTCGGATTGAATATAATACCCGTATCTAACAACTTCATTTTTGGAATCATAATGTTGATTTCAGGACTGTTTATAATTGCTTTAGGCTCATACTTTTACATTGGATCAGCATTTGGAGCAGGCCCAAGGGACAGTTTAATGGTTGCACTGACTCGAAAAACCGAACTACCGGTAGGTGTCTGCCGCGGAACAATCGAACTTTTAGCGGTGCTTGCCGGATGGAGGCTTGGCGGTATGATTGGTATCGGAACAATTATATCGGCTTTTGCAATAGGATTTTGTGTCCAGACAACCTTCAAGTTGCTTAAGTTCGATACAACAGCTATTAACCACGAGACCCTGGGTCGGACATATAAACTGTTTTTTAGCGATAAAAAAGAGCAACTTTATGAAGAAAAAATGCCTGTAGATTATTAA